A region of Chitinophaga flava DNA encodes the following proteins:
- a CDS encoding response regulator transcription factor has protein sequence MQKILVVEDEVKVANAVKKGLEENGFDVEVAYDGRMGKSLAASNHYDLVILDLNLPHNNGYELCEVIRRKNNRVPVIMLTALGGVEDKMQAFELGADDYLVKPFDFRELLARIRVFLKRAGSEAPHSTQYKITIADLEIDREKKEVTRGGKKIALTAKEYQLLDFLALHKGKVISKLTIAEKVWDIDFDTGTNVIEVYMNFLRKKIDKDFEQKLLHTKTGMGYYLAEE, from the coding sequence ATGCAAAAAATACTGGTGGTGGAAGATGAAGTCAAAGTAGCCAACGCCGTTAAAAAGGGGCTGGAAGAAAATGGTTTTGATGTGGAAGTAGCATACGACGGGCGGATGGGGAAAAGCCTTGCTGCCAGTAATCACTACGACCTCGTCATTCTGGACCTCAACCTGCCCCATAACAACGGATACGAACTCTGCGAAGTCATCCGCCGTAAAAACAACCGTGTACCGGTGATCATGCTCACCGCACTGGGAGGTGTGGAAGATAAAATGCAGGCATTTGAACTGGGAGCCGACGACTATCTGGTAAAACCCTTTGATTTCCGGGAACTGCTGGCACGTATCCGTGTATTCCTGAAACGCGCCGGATCTGAAGCCCCACACAGTACACAGTACAAGATCACCATTGCCGACCTGGAAATAGACCGTGAGAAAAAAGAAGTAACCCGTGGCGGCAAAAAAATTGCCCTCACCGCCAAAGAATACCAGCTGCTGGACTTCCTCGCCTTGCATAAGGGTAAAGTCATTTCCAAGCTGACCATTGCCGAAAAGGTCTGGGACATTGATTTTGATACCGGTACCAACGTCATTGAAGTATACATGAATTTCCTCCGCAAGAAGATAGATAAAGACTTTGAACAGAAGTTACTACATACCAAAACCGGTATGGGATACTATCTTGCGGAAGAATAA
- a CDS encoding HAMP domain-containing sensor histidine kinase — MKIKYKIALYYTLSASLMLIAFAVLAYYFSAKSRKAEYLERLEYRARSIANVIIEDGNVKVDLLRKLDRTTFQDLYKETILVYNPSYDLLYSNLKDTTIRTHRSLLDYIKQNKLYSYDKGNGEVVGVYYTEGDMSVVVLVSSFDKYGFQNLQNLRQILLLELVTAVLILVGVGYFFARKMVQPIDRLVQQVDSINANNMQDAQVAVKGKDEIATLGANFNTMLQRLSDSFDLQKSFVSNASHELRTPLAAIISQLQVTLSKERTKEEYQSVLASVLEDAENLSDLSNGLLQLAQSELNQEQFVFASVRIDELLMDMANLIRLKQKAHNKVDIQFIKVPENELLVTCFGNESLLKVLFLNLVDNACKFSPDNSAHVCIDFFTQYLTVQIKNQGPLITADEINKIFEPFYRGENAHQTRGHGLGLSICKKIVQIHNGHITVTSNEEGNTFTVILPHL, encoded by the coding sequence ATGAAGATAAAGTATAAAATAGCACTGTATTATACACTATCAGCTTCCCTGATGCTGATCGCCTTTGCCGTGCTCGCTTATTATTTTTCTGCCAAATCCAGAAAAGCTGAATACCTCGAAAGACTCGAATACCGCGCCCGGTCTATCGCCAATGTAATTATTGAAGACGGCAACGTAAAGGTAGATCTGTTACGTAAGCTGGACCGTACCACTTTCCAGGACCTGTACAAGGAGACTATCCTCGTATACAATCCATCCTACGACCTGCTATACAGCAACCTGAAAGACACTACCATCCGTACTCACCGTAGTCTGCTGGATTATATCAAACAAAATAAACTATACAGCTACGATAAGGGCAACGGCGAAGTAGTAGGTGTGTACTACACTGAAGGCGACATGTCGGTGGTCGTGCTGGTATCTTCCTTTGATAAATACGGTTTCCAGAACCTGCAAAACCTTCGTCAGATACTACTGCTGGAACTGGTCACCGCTGTTCTCATCCTCGTGGGCGTGGGGTACTTCTTTGCCCGGAAAATGGTACAGCCCATCGACCGGCTGGTACAACAGGTAGACAGTATCAACGCCAATAATATGCAGGATGCCCAGGTGGCTGTTAAAGGAAAAGATGAAATTGCCACACTGGGCGCTAACTTCAACACCATGCTGCAACGTCTGAGCGACTCCTTTGACCTGCAGAAAAGTTTTGTCAGCAACGCCTCGCATGAACTGCGTACTCCCCTCGCCGCCATCATCAGCCAGTTGCAGGTAACCCTGTCGAAAGAACGAACCAAAGAAGAATACCAGTCGGTGCTCGCCTCTGTACTGGAAGATGCTGAAAACCTTTCAGACCTCTCCAACGGGCTGCTTCAGCTGGCACAGTCAGAGCTGAACCAGGAACAGTTTGTATTCGCCAGTGTGCGGATCGACGAACTGCTGATGGACATGGCTAATCTGATTCGTTTAAAACAGAAGGCCCACAACAAGGTGGATATTCAGTTTATCAAAGTACCGGAAAACGAACTGCTGGTGACCTGCTTTGGTAATGAAAGTCTGCTGAAAGTACTTTTCCTGAACCTTGTAGACAATGCCTGCAAGTTTTCTCCGGACAACAGTGCACATGTATGCATCGATTTCTTTACCCAGTACCTTACTGTACAAATCAAAAATCAGGGGCCGCTTATCACTGCCGATGAGATCAACAAAATCTTCGAACCATTTTACCGTGGCGAAAATGCGCACCAGACGCGCGGTCATGGCCTGGGACTTTCTATCTGTAAGAAGATCGTTCAGATACATAATGGCCATATCACGGTAACCTCCAATGAAGAAGGCAATACTTTCACGGTGATACTCCCGCATCTCTGA